One window from the genome of Coturnix japonica isolate 7356 chromosome 21, Coturnix japonica 2.1, whole genome shotgun sequence encodes:
- the SDF4 gene encoding 45 kDa calcium-binding protein — translation MMSRQAFLCGLGSLYLSLLFVFLLMDVYARPANNSALKEKPADSKDENEILPPDHLNGVKMEMDGHLNKEFHQEVFLGKEMEEFEEDSEPRKNRKKLMVIFSKVDIDNDKKISAKEMQRWIMEKTDEHFQEAVEENKMHFRAVDPDGDGHVSWDEYKIKFLASKGFNEKEIAEKIKNNEELKIDEETQEVLDNLKDRWYQADNPPPDMLLNEEEFLSFLHPEHSRGMLKFMVKEIIRDLDQDGDKKLTLSEFISLPVGTVENQQAQDIDDDWVKDRRKEFEEVIDANHDGIVTMEELEEYMDPMNEYNALNEAKQMIAVADENQNHHLELEEILKYSEYFTGSKLMDYARNVHEEF, via the exons ATGATGTCAAGGCAGGCCTTTCTCTGCGGTTTGGGATCTCTGTATTTGTCccttctgtttgtatttcttctgaTGGATGTTTATGCAAGGCCTGCAAATAATTCGGCCCTCAAAGAGAAGCCAGCTGACAGTAAGGATGAGAATGAGATCTTGCCTCCAGATCATTTGAATGGGGTCAAAATGGAGATGGATGGACATCTCAACAAAGAATTTCATCAAGAAGTTTTTCTGGGAAAAGAGATGGAAGAGTTTGAGGAAGACTCAGAACccaggaaaaacaggaagaagctCATGGTTATCTTTTCAAA AGTGGATATAGATAATGATAAAAAGATAAGTGCTAAAGAGATGCAGCGCTGGATCATGGAAAAGACAGATGAACATTTCCAGGAAGCTGTGGAAgagaataaaatgcatttccGTGCTGTGGACCCTGATGGTGATG GTCATGTTTCCTGGGATGAATATAAAATCAAGTTTTTGGCAAGTAAAGGatttaatgagaaagaaatcGCAGAGAAGATCAAAAACaatgaagagctgaaaatagATGAAGAAA CACAGGAAGTTTTGGATAACCTGAAGGATCGGTGGTACCAAGCTGACAACCCACCTCCCGATATGTTATTGAACGAAGAAGAGTTCTTATCCTTTCTTCatccagagcacagcaggggaATGCTGAAGTTTATGGTCAAAGAAATCATCCGAGATTTGG ATCAAGATGGAGATAAGAAACTTACCCTTTCAGAGTTCATTTCGTTACCTGTTGGTACTGTAGAGAACCAGCAAGCTCAAGACATTGATGATGATTGGGTaaaagacagaaggaaggaatttgAGGAGGTCATTGATGCTAACCATGATGGTATTGTCACAATGGAAGAGCTGGAG GAATATATGGATCCTATGAATGAATACAATGCCCTAAACGAAGCAAAGCAAATGATAGCGGTTGCAGACGAGAATCAAAACCATCACTTAGAGCTGGAGGAGATCCTGAAATACAGCGAATACTTCACAGGCAGCAAACTTATGGACTATGCACGGAATGTCCATGAGGAGTTCTGA